In one Rhodococcus sp. B50 genomic region, the following are encoded:
- a CDS encoding universal stress protein gives MTENKPIVVAVDGSDASTTAVNWAARAAAIRGLPLRIVTVVHIPAFYYSEPYLAQSFHEEMKATARDRLAGAAALARQIIDENRHGNVEVTTGQLEGKVVPTLIAQAEHADRLVVGSRGLGEVKGLLAGSVSTAVVSHATAPVVVVRGRTLDGAPPAEGPVVVGIDGSVSCRDAVEVAFEEASARGATLVAVNVWSDVSVQPSLGAVPEDPHWSRIQTGEEIVLAERLAGYQERYPDVTVERVVARDRPVRVLSEYAEAAQLLVVGTRGRGGFKGLLLGSTSNALIQTADCPVLVVRSTETED, from the coding sequence ATGACCGAGAACAAGCCGATCGTCGTAGCCGTCGATGGATCCGACGCGTCCACCACCGCGGTGAACTGGGCGGCACGGGCGGCGGCGATCCGCGGCCTGCCGTTGCGCATCGTCACCGTCGTGCACATCCCCGCCTTCTACTACTCCGAGCCCTACCTCGCGCAGAGCTTCCACGAGGAGATGAAGGCGACCGCCCGCGACCGCCTCGCCGGCGCGGCCGCGCTCGCCCGGCAGATCATCGACGAGAACCGCCACGGGAACGTCGAGGTCACCACCGGGCAGCTCGAAGGCAAGGTCGTTCCCACGCTCATAGCCCAGGCCGAACACGCGGATCGGCTCGTCGTCGGCTCACGCGGTCTCGGCGAGGTGAAGGGTCTGCTCGCCGGTTCGGTCTCCACGGCGGTCGTCTCGCATGCGACGGCGCCCGTCGTGGTGGTGCGGGGTCGTACACTCGACGGCGCTCCGCCGGCGGAGGGGCCCGTCGTGGTCGGTATCGACGGTTCGGTCTCGTGCCGCGACGCGGTGGAGGTCGCATTCGAGGAGGCATCCGCGCGCGGTGCGACGCTCGTCGCGGTGAATGTGTGGAGCGACGTGAGCGTGCAGCCGTCGCTCGGAGCCGTCCCCGAGGACCCGCACTGGAGCCGGATCCAGACCGGTGAGGAGATCGTGCTCGCCGAGCGTCTCGCCGGTTATCAGGAGCGGTACCCGGACGTCACCGTCGAACGTGTCGTCGCGCGCGACCGGCCGGTGCGGGTGCTCAGCGAATATGCCGAAGCGGCACAGCTTCTCGTGGTCGGTACCCGCGGGCGCGGGGGATTCAAGGGACTGTTGCTCGGATCCACCAGCAACGCGCTGATCCAGACCGCGGACTGCCCGGTCCTCGTCGTGCGTTCGACGGAAACCGAGGACTGA